TTCAGATCACCTATTATTTACTGTTGATGGTTGTGATTCTTGGCATTGCCCAGTTCATCGAAAGCTTAAAAAGCGGGCAACTGGCGCCTTTTTTTAAAGCCGCCGGAGTTCTTGCCATTGCAGCTATTCTTGCCATCGGCGTTAATATTTCAAATATCTGGGCAACTTACGAATATGGCAAATACACCATCAGAGGACCTTCGGAACTTACAGCCGACCCTGAAAACCGAACCTCCGGTCTTGATATTGACTATGCGACCCAGTGGAGTTACGGTGTGACTGAAACGTTCACCTTGCTCATCCCCGACTTCATGGGCGGTGGTTCAATGCGGAATCCCAACGAGAACTCAGCCACCTACGGGGAACTTGTGAAAATTGGAGTGCCGGCCGGACAGGCGAAAAGCTACCTGCAGATGATCCCGATGTATTGGGGTACACAACCATTTACTTCAGGACCCGTTTATACGGGTGCTATCATTGTTTTTCTGTTTGTGCTCGGTTTATTCATCGTAAAAGGAAAGTTGAAATGGTGGCTCATCGCTGCCACAGTCCTTTCGATTATGCTCTCATGGGGGCATAATTTTATGCCGCTGACTGAATTTTTCCTACACTATGTGCCCGGCTACAACAAGTTCAGGGCAGTTTCGATGACGCTGGTGATTGCCGACCTGGCCATGCCGTTACTTGGGGTCCTTGCGCTGAAGGAATTGTTTAATAAAGAGGTGGATCAAAAAGTGTTGTTCAAATACCTCAAAATTTCATTTTACATCACCGGGGGCATTGCGCTATTTTTTGTGCTGTTCTCAGGTTGGCTTTTCAATTTCTATTCCCGGTTTGATGATCAGCTTATTCAGGCCGGATTTCCACAATCTGTGATTGATGCCATCCGCAGCGACAGGCAGTCTATGCTTGTTTCCGATGCCATCAGATCGTTGATTTTTATCACACTTGCAGCGATTGCACTTTGGGCGGCTTTGTACCAGAAGTTCAGAAAAGAATATGCATTTACAGCGCTGATCTTGTTGGTTACCGTTGATATGTATGCCGTAAACAGACGTTATCTGAATGATGACGATTTTGAAGTGGCCCGCAAGGTTACCAATCCCTTTACACCCTCTGCTGCCGACCAGATGATCCTACAGGACCCCGATCCAAATTTCAGGGTAATGAACACAACAGTAAGCACTTTCAATGATGCAAGCACTTCTTATTTCCACAAATCCATCGGCGGATACCATGGCGCCAAGCTGCGCAGGTACCAGGAATTGATTGACCGGCAAATCTCGAAGAACAACATGAGCGTGTTAAACATGCTCAACACAAAATATTTCATTGTGGAGGGGCAGAATAAGCAACCCCAGGCAATGATAAATCCTGAAGCTTTGGGCAATGCGTGGATGGTTAAAGAAGTTAAGGTGGTTGCCAATGCTGATGAAGAGATAGAAGCACTGTCTGGTTTCGATCCCAAAACCACGGCAGTGGTTGACCAGCGATTTGCCCATTTACTCGCTGATTTTAAAGAAGGAGCTGACTCACTTGCTGCTGTAAAACTCACCAGCTATAAACCCAATGAGTTGATTTACAGTTTTGAATCAGGCAGGAATGAACTGGTTGTATTTTCAGAAATCCATTACGACAAAGGCTGGAACGCTTACATCGATGGAAATGAGATGCCCTACCTGCGTGCCAATTATGTGCTCAGGGCAATGATGGTTCCCGCCGGTAACCATGAGATTGTCTGGAAATTTGAGCCCAACGTATATCAGACCGGAGGGAAAATTTCACTGGTTTTCTCCCTGATGGTCATCCTCTTCTTTTTCGGGGCTTTGGGCAATCAACTAAAGGATAAGTTGTTACCTGGCAAATAATCCCATTTTCGATGAAGAAAGCGCTGATTATCACGTATTATTGGCCACCAAGCGGTGGGGCAGGGGTGCAGCGCTGGTTGAAATTTGCAAAATACCTGCGGGAGTTCGGCTGGGAACCTGTAATTTATACACCGGAAAACCCTGAATCACCTGTCATTGATCCATCGCTGGAAAAGGACATCCCCGAAGGAATGACCATTTTAAAAACAAAAATAGTTGAGCCTTATACTGCTTACAAGCGTTTTGTAGGACGAAAAAAAAGCGATCCGATCAAAGCAGGGTTTCTTTCCGAAAAGAAAAATCCATCTTTAACCGAAAAAATTTCGGTTTGGATCAGGGGTAACTTTTTCATCCCAGACGCCCGGATGTTTTGGATCAGGCCTTCCATCCGTTTTTTAACCAATTACCTCAAAACCAATCCTGTTGACGTCATCATCTCCACCGGACCGCCACACAGCATGCACATGATCGCATTGGGAGTGAAAAAGGCGACAAATCTTCCCTGGCTGGCAGATTTCAGAGACCCGTGGACAAATATTGACTTTTATGATGACCTGATGCTATCCGGATGGGCCGATCGTAAGCACAAAAAGCAGGAACTTGAGGTGTTAAAAAATGCTGATGAGTTTGTGACAGTCAGCTGGAACTGGGCAAAAGATTTTCAAAAGATTTATAACCGTAAGATTGAAGTAATTACCAATGGCTTTGATCCGGAGGATTTTCCTGAAACATGGTCAAACTTTGATCAAAAGTTTTCGATTGTGCACATTGGGGCAATGAACAAAGACCGCAATCCACATCAGCTTTGGGTGGCTATCAGTGAGCTCCTCACCGAGCTCCCCGTGCTGAGGGACAGGCTCGAAATCAAACTTATTGGAAGTAACGACTACTCGGTTTTACAGAGTATAAGCAGACATGGACTTGAGCCCTGGTTGACTACGATTAAGGATATTCCTCATGCTGAAGTGGTAAAGCATACAGTGGCCGCCCAGGTTCTGTTGCTGGCGCTCAATGATACACCAAACGTTTCCGGGATTATTCCGGGTAAGATTTTTGAATACATTGCATCCAGGCGGCCAATTTTATGTATCGGACCGGAAGACGGTGACAGTGCAAGAATTTTAAATGATACCTCCGCCGGTCAAACAGTTAATTTTGACGATAAAGTAAAAATTAAACGTCTGCTGACCACCTATTTTGAACTCTACATGAAAAATGACCTGAAAAACCTTAGTTCAGATTTCCTGAGGTATTCACGAAAATCTCTTTGTGGACTAATGACCGGTTTATTAAATAACATCGCTAAGACTGAATCAAAGTGAAGATAATCAATATAGTTGGCGCCAGGCCGAATTTCATTAAGATCGCCCCAATCATGAGGGCGATGTCCCATGACAGTTATTTTCAGCCCTTGCTTCTACACACAGGACAACATTATGATTTCAACATGTCAGGTAGTTTTTTCAAAGAACTGGAAATTCCCGAACCGGACATCAATCTCGGGGTAGGCTCCCTGAACCATGCAAAACAGGTAGCTGCCATCATGGAGAAGTTCGATGACATCTGTGAACAGATCAAGCCCGATGCAATTCTTGTGGTTGGTGATGTGAACTCAACGATGGCCTGCACTCTTGTTGCCGCCAAAAGAGGGATCAAGACCGTGCATGTTGAAGCAGGCATCCGCAGTTTCGACCGCACCATGCCCGAAGAGATCAACCGGCTGGTGACAGATGCGCTGGCCGACCTGCTTTTACCGCCGTCTCCGGACGCCATCGAAAACCTGATTCGTGAAGGCCATGCACCCGGCAAAATTGAAATGGTCGGGAATATCATGATTGATTCTCTGCTTGATCATCAGCCGAAAATCGGTCAATCAACCATCCTTCATTCCCTGGGTCTGGCTAAAGGCAATTATGCAACACTCACCCTACATCGCCCATCCAATGTTGACTCTGCTGAAGCTTTTACAAATATTATCAAGGCCCTGAAATTTATCCAAAGCAAGATCACTATTGTTTTTCCCATACACCCCCGCACAAAAAGTATGATCAGCAATCTCAGCCTGGATGATGAAGTTGCGGCAATGAAAAACCTGAAGATCATAGAGCCGCTGGGTTATTTTGATTTCAATAAACTGGTTTCGGGTTCACAGTTTGTCCTGACTGACAGCGGAGGAATTCAGGAGGAGACTA
This DNA window, taken from Bacteroidales bacterium, encodes the following:
- a CDS encoding glycosyltransferase family 4 protein, with amino-acid sequence MKKALIITYYWPPSGGAGVQRWLKFAKYLREFGWEPVIYTPENPESPVIDPSLEKDIPEGMTILKTKIVEPYTAYKRFVGRKKSDPIKAGFLSEKKNPSLTEKISVWIRGNFFIPDARMFWIRPSIRFLTNYLKTNPVDVIISTGPPHSMHMIALGVKKATNLPWLADFRDPWTNIDFYDDLMLSGWADRKHKKQELEVLKNADEFVTVSWNWAKDFQKIYNRKIEVITNGFDPEDFPETWSNFDQKFSIVHIGAMNKDRNPHQLWVAISELLTELPVLRDRLEIKLIGSNDYSVLQSISRHGLEPWLTTIKDIPHAEVVKHTVAAQVLLLALNDTPNVSGIIPGKIFEYIASRRPILCIGPEDGDSARILNDTSAGQTVNFDDKVKIKRLLTTYFELYMKNDLKNLSSDFLRYSRKSLCGLMTGLLNNIAKTESK
- a CDS encoding YfhO family protein encodes the protein MNKFSIKQLWPYLASIVFFLIVILIYFSPVLDGQLPKQDDIQRWRGMSKEILDFRESTGEEALWTNSMFGGMPAYQITVIYKNVLVKYIDQALKLGLPHPVNLVFLYFLGFFILLLTLKLDVWNALFGAVAFALSSYFFIIIEAGHNSKAHAIGYMAPVLAGILLTFRGKYFWGGAFTALFLSIQLMTNHLQITYYLLLMVVILGIAQFIESLKSGQLAPFFKAAGVLAIAAILAIGVNISNIWATYEYGKYTIRGPSELTADPENRTSGLDIDYATQWSYGVTETFTLLIPDFMGGGSMRNPNENSATYGELVKIGVPAGQAKSYLQMIPMYWGTQPFTSGPVYTGAIIVFLFVLGLFIVKGKLKWWLIAATVLSIMLSWGHNFMPLTEFFLHYVPGYNKFRAVSMTLVIADLAMPLLGVLALKELFNKEVDQKVLFKYLKISFYITGGIALFFVLFSGWLFNFYSRFDDQLIQAGFPQSVIDAIRSDRQSMLVSDAIRSLIFITLAAIALWAALYQKFRKEYAFTALILLVTVDMYAVNRRYLNDDDFEVARKVTNPFTPSAADQMILQDPDPNFRVMNTTVSTFNDASTSYFHKSIGGYHGAKLRRYQELIDRQISKNNMSVLNMLNTKYFIVEGQNKQPQAMINPEALGNAWMVKEVKVVANADEEIEALSGFDPKTTAVVDQRFAHLLADFKEGADSLAAVKLTSYKPNELIYSFESGRNELVVFSEIHYDKGWNAYIDGNEMPYLRANYVLRAMMVPAGNHEIVWKFEPNVYQTGGKISLVFSLMVILFFFGALGNQLKDKLLPGK
- the wecB gene encoding UDP-N-acetylglucosamine 2-epimerase (non-hydrolyzing), encoding MKIINIVGARPNFIKIAPIMRAMSHDSYFQPLLLHTGQHYDFNMSGSFFKELEIPEPDINLGVGSLNHAKQVAAIMEKFDDICEQIKPDAILVVGDVNSTMACTLVAAKRGIKTVHVEAGIRSFDRTMPEEINRLVTDALADLLLPPSPDAIENLIREGHAPGKIEMVGNIMIDSLLDHQPKIGQSTILHSLGLAKGNYATLTLHRPSNVDSAEAFTNIIKALKFIQSKITIVFPIHPRTKSMISNLSLDDEVAAMKNLKIIEPLGYFDFNKLVSGSQFVLTDSGGIQEETTVQQIPCITLRENTERPVTITEGTNELAGSNTEKIIELTELILSGNWKKGRIPEMWDGHAADRIISSIKARIPISN